A stretch of the Malus domestica chromosome 08, GDT2T_hap1 genome encodes the following:
- the LOC103430297 gene encoding probable indole-3-pyruvate monooxygenase YUCCA4, whose product MGSSKKPQQENQESNSGILQGSIIVGAGPSGLAAAACLSNNGVPSLILEKSDCIASLWQQKTYDRLKLHLPKQFCELPLMGFPEDFPRYPTKSQFISYMESYASYFSIKPKFNQAVQTAEFNSVSGFWRVKTQDYEYISKWLIVATGENAEPVVPEIVGMEKFQGPVLHTSLYKSGSDFRNQRVLVVGCGNSGMEVSLDLCRYNAIPHMVVRNTVHVLPREMFGFSTFGIAMALLKCLPLKFVDSVLLLGASFILGNTDQLGLKRPKTGPIELKNVTGKTPVLDVGALSQIKSDKIKVMEGVKEITRNGARFINGQEKEFDSIILATGYKSNVPTWLKGCDFFTKDGMPKTPFPNCWKGNDGLYTIGFTRRGLLGTAYDAVAIAKDITQLWKTNKDCRNNSCNSHVILLK is encoded by the exons ATGGGTTCGTCCAAAAAGCCCCAACAAGAAAACCAAGAATCCAATTCCGGGATTCTTCAAGGCTCTATCATTGTAGGCGCAGGACCATCTGGTCTCGCAGCAGCAGCTTGCCTCTCCAACAATGGCGTCCCTTCTCTGATTCTCGAGAAATCCGACTGCATAGCTTCTCTATGGCAGCAGAAAACTTACGACCGTCTCAAACTTCACCTCCCCAAGCAATTCTGCGAGCTTCCTCTCATGGGGTTCCCTGAAGATTTCCCAAGGTACCCTACAAAATCCCAGTTCATTTCATACATGGAGTCCTACGCCTCCTACTTCTCAATCAAACCAAAGTTCAACCAGGCCGTCCAGACCGCAGAATTCAATTCCGTTTCTGGGTTTTGGAGAGTGAAGACTCAGGATTATGAGTACATTTCCAAGTGGCTGATTGTTGCCACAGGAGAGAATGCTGAGCCGGTCGTACCGGAGATTGTTGGGATGGAAAAGTTTCAAGGCCCTGTTCTTCACACCAGCCTGTACAAGTCTGGCTCTGATTTCAGAAACcaaagggttttggttgttgggTGTGGAAATTCTGGCATGGAAGTCAGCCTTGACCTCTGTAGATACAATGCCATCCCTCATATGGTTGTTAGAAACACT GTTCATGTTTTGCCAAGAGAGATGTTTGGGTTCTCAACATTTGGGATCGCAATGGCTCTTCTCAAATGCCTGCCATTGAAGTTTGTAGACAGTGTCCTATTGCTTGGGGCAAGTTTCATCCTAGGCAACACAGACCAATTAGGGCTTAAGAGGCCTAAAACTGGCCCAATTGAGCTAAAAAATGTCACTGGTAAAACCCCAGTTCTTGATGTTGGAGCATTGTCACAAATTAAATCTGACAAAATAAAG gtgATGGAAGGGGTGAAGGAGATAACAAGAAATGGAGCAAGATTTATAAATGGACAGGAGAAGGAGTTTGATTCTATAATCTTAGCAACTGGGTACAAAAGCAATGTGCCTACTTGGCTCAAG GGTTGTGACTTTTTCACCAAAGATGGGATGCCAAAAACACCCTTTCCCAACTGCTGGAAAGGAAATGATGGTCTCTACACAATTGGCTTCACAAGAAGAGGGCTTCTTGGAACGGCTTATGATGCTGTTGCGATAGCCAAGGATATTACTCAGCTTTGGAAGACAAACAAAGATTGCAGGAATAATTCCTGTAATTCCCATGTCATCCTACTGAAATAA